The genomic region GAGGCTTGTTTATACAATGCAGATATTCAGGTAGCTGCTTCTCGAATCGAACAAGCCAACCAAGGGTTAAAATTATCGAAATCCAGAATGAAACCTCAAGTAGGAATTGGGGCTTCTGGAGGATATGCACCAGTGACGAACACAGCGGCTCCAAGTTATGGTATGCTAAATGCGTCTTGGGAAATGGACCTTTGGGGAAAGTTAAGATATGGCAATGAGAAAGCACAGAATATGATTTACTCAGCTGAATATGCTGATAAGAAACTTCGTCAAGTGCTTTCTGCTTCAATTGCAAGAGCATATTATACTGCGGTTTTCATTAAAGAGCAAAAGGAACTATTAAATCAGGCAATCGAAGCAACTAATGAAATGGCTACACTCAATGAAGCCAGAGTAAAAATTGGTGTTGCTAAAGAATCTGATGTTCTTCAAATGAACGCTCAAGAAGCAAAGTTCAAAGAACAATTAGTATATCTCGATCAAAAGGAAAGAGATGTAAAGCGTTCTATTGAGTTATTAATGGGTAGATATCCTAAAGGTGAAATTGAAGTAGCAGCTGAGTTGATAAACTTAAATTCTACAATGCCTGAAAGTTTACCATTAAGTATGCTTGAGAATCGTCCAGAAATTATGATTTCACAATATGCTGTAGAGAATGCATTCTATGATAAGAAAATAGCAGAAGCTTCTAGATGGCCGTCAGTTAGCCTTGATTTGAGCTTTGGTGGAGTGAATTCGATATTACAATCTATGTGGTCACTTTCAAATCCAATATTATCCATTGGAGGTAGCTTAACAACACCAATTTTTACAGGTGGAGCTATAAAAGCTAATATTGCGATTCAAAACGAAGCACAAAAACAAGCGGTATTATATTACGCGAAGTCTTATTTAAATGCTTTAAGTGAAATTGAGACCAACTTGAACGGTATTAATGCTGTTGAAGGAAGATTTGAACAATCTAATGTTGCTTTAAAGAATTTAAAACGTACTTATGAGTTATCTGAACTTCAGTACAAAGTGGGTAACGAGAATATGTTTACGTTATTACAAAAGCAACTTCAACTGCTCAATGAAGGAA from Flammeovirga agarivorans harbors:
- a CDS encoding TolC family protein, with the protein product MKKVFYKIGLTLTAAIAFSGCVKLKDAPTSAEMKEDNTALDNMQIPNEWAMQEMDSAAIDLSWVKEWETDAIDALIAEACLYNADIQVAASRIEQANQGLKLSKSRMKPQVGIGASGGYAPVTNTAAPSYGMLNASWEMDLWGKLRYGNEKAQNMIYSAEYADKKLRQVLSASIARAYYTAVFIKEQKELLNQAIEATNEMATLNEARVKIGVAKESDVLQMNAQEAKFKEQLVYLDQKERDVKRSIELLMGRYPKGEIEVAAELINLNSTMPESLPLSMLENRPEIMISQYAVENAFYDKKIAEASRWPSVSLDLSFGGVNSILQSMWSLSNPILSIGGSLTTPIFTGGAIKANIAIQNEAQKQAVLYYAKSYLNALSEIETNLNGINAVEGRFEQSNVALKNLKRTYELSELQYKVGNENMFTLLQKQLQLLNEGTNQLDLRFEKINQRISLYMALGGDYVGAEKQ